From a single Phaenicophaeus curvirostris isolate KB17595 chromosome 8, BPBGC_Pcur_1.0, whole genome shotgun sequence genomic region:
- the LOC138723648 gene encoding uncharacterized protein isoform X1: protein MEGTWLRFAAACCLLCALPGEGQKTAEILVTPSPSLSTALTSYQPRETSDFSPVTAAVPETSLEKNLTTATLNASGNHATEMEDASVPTTPMGATEAERLQASATASPGNVTVTQHEHHNVSFSVTEIPSPTPAASTLEENQHNREVTEPFSTTEEVDDASSATPTPPPNSVPATTNSPQLGSSDEQTVGPTAARPETRPGTSPVGATEESSTEPRTSSAPISTAGSTSSATTSSSAMVRTSVTSSTSASTAAIPSSTSTLRQPLEPVHEKASVLDVGDDENPELPSSPLADTTRADPLVITVISVFIVMVGILGLVGFLRYRQHNSRVEFRRLQDLPMDDMMEDTPLSLYSY, encoded by the exons GAGAGGGACAGAAGACAGCAGAGATCTTGGTGACACCATCACCTTCTCTTAGCACAGCGCTAACCTCGTATCAGCCAAGGGAAACCTCTGACTTCAGTCCAGTGACTGCTGCCGTTCCTGAGACAAGCCTGGAGAAAAACTTGACTACTGCAACACTCAATGCCAGTGGCAACCACGCTACGGAGATGGAGGATGCCTCCGTCCCTACCACCCCCATGGGAGCCACTGAGGCAGAGAGACTGCAGGCTTCTGCCACTGCTAGCCCTGGGAATGTCACCGTTACACAGCATGAGCACCACAACGTGAGCTTCTCAGTCACTGAAATCCCCTCCCCTACCCCAGCTGCCAGTACTctggaagaaaaccagcacaaCCGCGAAGTCACAGAGCCTTTCAGCACAACGGAAGAAGTGGATGATGCCAGCAGCGCAACCCCCACACCTCCTCCGAACAGTGTGCCGG CAACAACTAACAGCCCTCAGCTGGGCTCTTCTGATGAGCAGACCGTGGGACCCACAGCAGCGAGGCCTGAAACGAGGCCAGGAACAAGCCCTGTGGGTGCCACAGAGGAGAGCTCCACGGAGCCCAGAACTTCCTCTGCTCCCATCTCCACGGCAGGGAGCACGTCCTCTGCCACCACCTCCAGTTCTGCGATGGTGAGAACCTCTGTGACCAGCTCCACATCTGCTAGCACAGCTGCCATCCCCAGCAGCACATCTACACTGAGGCAGCCGTTAGAGCCCGTTCACGAGAAAGCTTCTGTCTTGGATGTCGGTGATGACGAAAATCCAG AGCTACCCAGTTCTCCTTTGGCTGATACAACGAGGGCTGATCCCTTGGTAATCACCGTGATCTCCGTCTTCATTGTCATGGTGGGCATCCTAGGCCTGGTGGGCTTCTTGAGATATCGCCAGCACAACAGCCGCGTGGAGTTCCGGCGCCTGCAGGACCTGCCCATG GATGACATGATGGAGGACACCCCTCTCTCACTCTACAGCTACTAG
- the LOC138723648 gene encoding uncharacterized protein isoform X2, with product MEGTWLRFAAACCLLCALPGEGQKTAEILVTPSPSLSTALTSYQPRETSDFSPVTAAVPETSLEKNLTTATLNASGNHATEMEDASVPTTPMGATEAERLQASATASPGNVTVTQHEHHNVSFSVTEIPSPTPAASTLEENQHNREVTEPFSTTEEVDDASSATPTPPPNSVPATTNSPQLGSSDEQTVGPTAARPETRPGTSPVGATEESSTEPRTSSAPISTAGSTSSATTSSSAMVRTSVTSSTSASTAAIPSSTSTLRQPLEPVHEKASVLDVGDDENPELPSSPLADTTRADPLVITVISVFIVMVGILGLVGFLRYRQHNSRVEFRRLQDLPMVPLLPSRV from the exons GAGAGGGACAGAAGACAGCAGAGATCTTGGTGACACCATCACCTTCTCTTAGCACAGCGCTAACCTCGTATCAGCCAAGGGAAACCTCTGACTTCAGTCCAGTGACTGCTGCCGTTCCTGAGACAAGCCTGGAGAAAAACTTGACTACTGCAACACTCAATGCCAGTGGCAACCACGCTACGGAGATGGAGGATGCCTCCGTCCCTACCACCCCCATGGGAGCCACTGAGGCAGAGAGACTGCAGGCTTCTGCCACTGCTAGCCCTGGGAATGTCACCGTTACACAGCATGAGCACCACAACGTGAGCTTCTCAGTCACTGAAATCCCCTCCCCTACCCCAGCTGCCAGTACTctggaagaaaaccagcacaaCCGCGAAGTCACAGAGCCTTTCAGCACAACGGAAGAAGTGGATGATGCCAGCAGCGCAACCCCCACACCTCCTCCGAACAGTGTGCCGG CAACAACTAACAGCCCTCAGCTGGGCTCTTCTGATGAGCAGACCGTGGGACCCACAGCAGCGAGGCCTGAAACGAGGCCAGGAACAAGCCCTGTGGGTGCCACAGAGGAGAGCTCCACGGAGCCCAGAACTTCCTCTGCTCCCATCTCCACGGCAGGGAGCACGTCCTCTGCCACCACCTCCAGTTCTGCGATGGTGAGAACCTCTGTGACCAGCTCCACATCTGCTAGCACAGCTGCCATCCCCAGCAGCACATCTACACTGAGGCAGCCGTTAGAGCCCGTTCACGAGAAAGCTTCTGTCTTGGATGTCGGTGATGACGAAAATCCAG AGCTACCCAGTTCTCCTTTGGCTGATACAACGAGGGCTGATCCCTTGGTAATCACCGTGATCTCCGTCTTCATTGTCATGGTGGGCATCCTAGGCCTGGTGGGCTTCTTGAGATATCGCCAGCACAACAGCCGCGTGGAGTTCCGGCGCCTGCAGGACCTGCCCATG GTCCCTCTCCTTCCATCCAGGGTTTGA